The Cupriavidus necator DNA window CGAGAGCGAGAGCAGTGTCCAGGCCAGGGGGCGCGCGGCACCCGTGTTTTCGTTCTTGTTCATGAGGCCTCGCGGCAGCCCGGCGGTATCCGCTACGGGCACCGGGCTTGCCGTACAAAATTCAGACGTGAGCATGCCGCCCGCCTGGCATGACGCAGCGGACGCGCAATCAGATATACGGGAAAGGGATGCGGCCGGGGGTTAGCCGGCGGCGCGGGGCAGCGCCGGTGGCGCGCGCAAGGCGGGCGGAGAGAGGAAGCGGGTACGCCATGTCGGCGCGGCGACATCGACCTGCCGTACCCGTGACAACAGGCGCAGGATGACGCAGAGCATTTGCACCGCGATGGCGGCGCTGATGAAGAGATGCAACCGGGGCGAGCACCACAGGCAATCGCATTCCGTCGTGCCATCGGCAGGCACGCGGTCCGTGTCGGACGTGTCCGGCGTGGCGGCCGTATCGGGGATTGCGCCTGCGCTTGTGTTCGCCACGACAGCCTCCAGCCGCGTTCCCGGTACCGCATGCACGTGCGTCACCGCGGCCCACGCCTGCACTAGCAAGAGCAGGAGCACGGCCCAGATGAGACGAACGAAGTTCGCATGCTTACGCATTGATGGAGGCGCTGGCTGTGTCGACCGGCGCCATATTAACGCAACTCAATTGCAATTGTAAGTCGATGCCGCGACAAGCCTGTCCTGCAAGCCGCTAAAGACTGCACCGTTCCCGCCGTTAAGCAAGAGTTGGCCAGCGAAGACATTGGCAAGACAGGCAGCCGGCACGCCGGCGCCTGCACTTCTGGGGTGGAAACGGGGGAGAGACATGCAAAACCTGGGGATTCGCATACGCCTGGGCGCGGCGTTTGGCGCCATGTGGTCGCTGATGGCGATCGGGATCGCGGTGGCCTTGCCGCGGATGCAGGAGGCGGCCGATGCGCGGCGCCTGCTGATCGCGTTGGGCGTGGGTGGGCTATGCCTGGCGGTGGGCGCGGTCTGGGCGCTGGCGCGCAGCATCGAGGCGCCGTTGTCAGAAGCCGTCTACATAGCCGAGACCGTGGCGGCGGGCGACCTCAGCCAGGAGTTCGACACCGAGCGCGGCGGCGAGTTTGGGCGGCTGCTGGGCGGCCTGGGAGAGATGGAAGACATGCTCACCGACCTGGTGACACGCATCCGCGCTTCCACCGATTCGATCACC harbors:
- a CDS encoding DUF2946 family protein, translated to MRKHANFVRLIWAVLLLLLVQAWAAVTHVHAVPGTRLEAVVANTSAGAIPDTAATPDTSDTDRVPADGTTECDCLWCSPRLHLFISAAIAVQMLCVILRLLSRVRQVDVAAPTWRTRFLSPPALRAPPALPRAAG